One genomic segment of Streptomyces sp. RerS4 includes these proteins:
- a CDS encoding CBS domain-containing protein, whose protein sequence is MPARDLAEPYPHVTTDDAAVDAVRLLAGRNLPALLVLDADGIPYAAVPGSQLVRRLVPEYVMEDPLLAAVIDDRHADALAEGLAGKTVAEWLPEHAFKPPYVGPDAGTMQIAATMARTHVPLVAVIARGTTGEKGRLLGVVTAAGLMRHLLAAGGQG, encoded by the coding sequence ATGCCGGCCCGTGACCTCGCCGAGCCCTACCCGCACGTGACCACCGACGACGCGGCCGTGGACGCCGTCCGGCTGCTGGCCGGGCGGAACCTGCCCGCGCTGCTGGTCCTGGACGCCGACGGCATCCCGTACGCCGCCGTCCCCGGCTCCCAGCTGGTGCGCCGGCTCGTGCCCGAGTACGTGATGGAGGACCCGCTGCTCGCCGCCGTCATCGACGACCGGCACGCCGACGCGCTCGCCGAGGGGCTGGCGGGCAAGACGGTGGCCGAGTGGCTGCCCGAGCACGCCTTCAAGCCGCCGTACGTCGGCCCGGACGCGGGCACGATGCAGATCGCCGCCACCATGGCCCGTACCCACGTCCCCCTCGTCGCCGTCATCGCACGCGGCACCACCGGCGAGAAGGGTCGGCTCCTCGGGGTGGTCACGGCGGCGGGCCTCATGCGCCACCTGCTCGCGGCGGGCGGCCAGGGGTGA
- a CDS encoding arsenate reductase ArsC, with protein sequence MRSRPACEKRPAVSKPSVLFVCVHNAGRSQMAAAWLTHLAGDRVEVRSAGSAPADSVNPAAVEAMREVGIDMSAETPKILTVEAVQASDVCITMGCGDTCPVFPGKRYLDWKLEDPAGQGVEAVRPIRDEIKQLVENLIAEIAPAPTA encoded by the coding sequence ATGCGTTCCCGCCCTGCCTGCGAGAAGAGACCCGCCGTGTCCAAGCCCTCCGTGCTGTTCGTCTGCGTCCACAACGCCGGCCGCTCCCAGATGGCCGCCGCCTGGCTGACCCACCTCGCCGGCGACCGCGTCGAGGTCCGCTCGGCCGGCTCCGCGCCCGCCGACTCGGTGAACCCGGCCGCCGTCGAGGCCATGCGCGAGGTCGGCATCGACATGTCCGCCGAGACCCCGAAGATCCTCACCGTCGAGGCCGTCCAGGCGTCCGACGTCTGCATCACCATGGGTTGCGGCGACACGTGCCCCGTCTTCCCCGGCAAGCGCTACCTCGACTGGAAGCTCGAAGACCCGGCCGGACAGGGCGTCGAGGCCGTCCGCCCCATCCGCGACGAGATCAAGCAGCTGGTCGAGAACCTGATCGCCGAGATCGCGCCCGCGCCGACCGCCTGA
- a CDS encoding metalloregulator ArsR/SmtB family transcription factor, with the protein MSNTKVLPLLEPDTAVAPCCPPLNERPLSAAEAESAAKMFKALGDPVRLRLFSLVASHAGGEACVCDISDVGVSQPTVSHHLKKLKEAGLLSSERRGTWVYYRVEPSVLAAMGALLATAAGA; encoded by the coding sequence ATGTCGAACACGAAGGTGCTGCCCCTGCTGGAGCCGGACACGGCGGTCGCGCCGTGCTGTCCGCCGCTGAACGAGCGCCCGCTGAGTGCGGCGGAGGCCGAGAGCGCCGCGAAGATGTTCAAGGCCCTCGGAGACCCGGTGCGCCTGCGCCTGTTCTCGCTGGTCGCCTCCCACGCGGGAGGAGAGGCGTGCGTCTGCGACATCTCCGACGTGGGCGTCTCGCAGCCGACCGTCTCGCACCACCTGAAGAAGCTGAAGGAGGCGGGACTGCTGTCCTCCGAGCGGCGCGGGACCTGGGTCTACTACCGGGTCGAGCCGTCCGTGCTCGCCGCCATGGGCGCCCTGCTGGCCACCGCCGCCGGGGCGTGA
- a CDS encoding SDR family oxidoreductase has product MVTTPDKTLTGKVAFVGGASRNLGGLISTTLGDEGALVAVHYNSDSSRAEAESLAEKINGGPGEAFTIQADLTRVPEVERVFDEVLNRYGKLDYSINTAGMVLKKPLTEITEEEYDRMFAVNSKAAFFVMREAARRMEDGGKIITIVTSLLAAYTGLYSSYAGSKAPVEHFTRALSKELFGRNISVNNIAPGPMDTSFFYPAEDDDSVAYHKSSAMNGDLTKIEDIVPWVRHMLTDGWWANGQTLFLNGGYTTR; this is encoded by the coding sequence ATGGTCACAACCCCGGACAAGACGCTCACCGGCAAGGTCGCCTTCGTCGGCGGCGCATCCCGCAACCTCGGCGGGCTGATCAGCACCACCCTCGGCGACGAGGGCGCCCTCGTCGCGGTGCACTACAACAGCGACTCCTCCCGCGCCGAGGCCGAGTCCTTGGCCGAGAAGATCAACGGCGGCCCTGGCGAGGCATTCACGATCCAGGCCGACCTGACCCGGGTCCCCGAGGTAGAGCGAGTCTTCGACGAGGTCCTCAACCGGTACGGGAAGCTGGACTACAGCATCAACACCGCCGGCATGGTCCTCAAGAAGCCGCTCACCGAGATCACCGAGGAGGAGTACGACCGCATGTTCGCGGTCAACTCCAAGGCCGCGTTCTTCGTGATGCGCGAGGCCGCTCGCCGGATGGAGGACGGCGGGAAGATCATCACGATCGTCACCTCGCTGCTGGCCGCCTACACCGGCCTGTACTCCTCCTACGCCGGCAGCAAGGCACCGGTCGAGCACTTCACCCGCGCCCTCTCCAAGGAATTGTTCGGCCGGAACATCTCCGTCAACAACATCGCGCCCGGCCCGATGGACACCTCGTTCTTCTACCCCGCCGAGGACGACGACTCCGTCGCCTACCACAAGTCCTCCGCCATGAACGGAGACCTGACGAAGATCGAGGACATCGTGCCCTGGGTCCGCCACATGCTGACCGACGGCTGGTGGGCCAACGGCCAGACCCTGTTCCTCAACGGCGGCTACACCACCCGCTGA
- a CDS encoding FAD-dependent oxidoreductase yields MNATANGQLPVVVIGAGPVGLAAAAHLVERGLTPLVLEAGPSAGTATRDWAHVRLFSTWAEVTDPAAEKLLAPTGWTVPDGATYPTGGDWAEKYLQPLADVLGEQRVRYGATVTGVSRAGRDRVVDADRDTQPFTVHLTTADGREERIFASAVIDASGTWSTPSPLGGDGLAALGEKTAADRISYRVPDLKDPAQRARYAGKRTAVVGSGASAFTALAYLADLAKDEPGTHAVWILRRGISGSTFGGGEADQLPARGALGLAAKAAVDNGYADAVTGFRTEAVERDAAGRLVLVGEDGRRLAPVDEVIGLTGFRPDLTFLDELRLGLDERLQAPTELAPLIDPNQHSCGTVYPHGVNELSHPEKGVYLVGMKSYGRAPTFLAMTGYEQVRSIAAALAGDREAAERVELTLPETGVCGGAGLFDEPEAAEAGGGGCCAAPATTGIQIGVGAPASSGGC; encoded by the coding sequence GTGAACGCCACCGCCAACGGCCAGCTGCCCGTCGTGGTCATCGGTGCCGGGCCCGTGGGCCTGGCCGCCGCCGCCCACCTCGTCGAGCGGGGCCTTACGCCCCTGGTCCTGGAGGCGGGCCCGAGCGCGGGCACCGCGACCCGCGACTGGGCCCACGTACGACTGTTCTCCACCTGGGCCGAGGTGACCGACCCGGCCGCCGAAAAGCTCCTCGCCCCGACCGGCTGGACCGTCCCTGACGGCGCCACGTACCCGACCGGCGGTGACTGGGCCGAGAAGTACCTCCAGCCCCTGGCGGACGTACTCGGCGAGCAGCGGGTCCGCTACGGCGCGACGGTCACCGGCGTCTCCCGCGCCGGCCGCGACCGCGTAGTGGACGCCGACCGCGACACCCAGCCCTTCACCGTCCACCTCACCACGGCGGACGGCCGCGAGGAGCGGATCTTCGCCTCCGCCGTGATCGACGCCTCCGGTACCTGGTCCACCCCGAGCCCGCTCGGTGGCGACGGCCTGGCCGCACTCGGCGAGAAGACCGCAGCCGACCGGATCTCCTACCGCGTCCCCGACCTCAAGGACCCGGCCCAGCGCGCCCGGTACGCGGGCAAGCGCACCGCCGTCGTCGGCTCCGGCGCCTCCGCCTTCACCGCCCTCGCCTACCTCGCCGACCTCGCCAAGGACGAGCCCGGCACCCACGCCGTCTGGATCCTGCGCCGTGGCATCAGCGGCTCCACCTTCGGCGGCGGCGAAGCCGACCAGCTGCCCGCCCGTGGCGCCCTCGGCCTGGCGGCCAAGGCCGCCGTCGACAACGGGTACGCCGACGCCGTCACCGGCTTCCGCACCGAGGCCGTCGAGCGGGACGCGGCCGGCCGCCTGGTGCTCGTCGGTGAGGACGGCCGCCGCCTCGCACCGGTCGACGAGGTCATCGGCCTCACCGGCTTCCGCCCCGACCTCACCTTCCTGGACGAGCTCCGCCTCGGCCTCGACGAGCGCCTCCAGGCCCCCACCGAGCTGGCCCCGCTGATCGACCCCAACCAGCACTCCTGCGGAACGGTCTACCCGCACGGGGTGAACGAGCTCTCCCACCCGGAGAAGGGCGTCTACCTCGTCGGCATGAAGTCCTACGGTCGCGCCCCGACCTTCCTCGCCATGACCGGCTACGAGCAGGTCCGCTCCATCGCCGCCGCCCTCGCCGGCGACCGGGAAGCCGCCGAACGCGTCGAACTCACCCTCCCCGAGACCGGAGTCTGCGGCGGCGCCGGCCTCTTCGACGAGCCCGAGGCGGCCGAGGCCGGCGGCGGTGGCTGCTGCGCCGCGCCCGCCACGACCGGGATCCAGATCGGCGTCGGCGCCCCGGCCTCTTCCGGCGGCTGCTGA
- a CDS encoding ArsB/NhaD family transporter, producing MSDWHGWAAVAVFAGAYFLIISEKIHRVAAALGGAGLMLAIGATDDTAAFHSDETGIDWNVIFLLMGMMMIVGVLKRTGLFEYLAIWSVKRARARPFRVMTMLILITAVASALLDNVTTVLLVAPVTLLVCDRLRLPAAPFLIAEVFASNIGGTATLVGDPPNIIIASRAGLTFNDFLVHLAPLCAVLTVVLLALCRVMFAGAFVYDEKHAAELMELREREAISDPRLLAQGLGVLTLVVAGFVLHPVLHHEPSVVALLGAGLLIAISKVETGEVLGEVEWPTLAFFAGLFVMVGALIETGVIGSLASSLAAAIGGDELGGSMLLLGGSAVLSGLIDNIPYVATMAPITDQLVTDMGGEPDHVLWWALALGADLGGNATAIGASANVVVLGIAERNRRPIGFWQFTKYGLVVAAVTIALAALYLWLRYFASAFA from the coding sequence GTGAGCGACTGGCACGGCTGGGCCGCCGTCGCCGTCTTCGCCGGCGCCTACTTCCTCATCATCAGCGAGAAGATCCACCGCGTCGCCGCGGCCCTCGGCGGCGCGGGACTGATGCTGGCCATCGGGGCCACCGACGACACCGCCGCCTTCCACTCGGATGAGACGGGCATCGACTGGAACGTCATCTTCCTGCTGATGGGCATGATGATGATCGTCGGCGTGCTCAAGCGGACCGGCCTCTTCGAGTACCTGGCAATCTGGTCGGTGAAGAGAGCGAGGGCCCGCCCGTTCCGGGTGATGACGATGCTGATCCTCATCACGGCGGTGGCGTCCGCGCTGCTGGACAACGTCACCACCGTGCTGCTGGTCGCCCCCGTCACCCTGCTCGTCTGCGACCGGCTGCGGCTGCCGGCCGCCCCGTTCCTGATCGCCGAGGTCTTCGCCTCGAACATCGGCGGCACGGCCACCCTGGTCGGCGACCCGCCCAACATCATCATCGCCAGCCGGGCCGGACTCACCTTCAACGACTTCCTCGTCCACCTCGCACCCCTGTGCGCGGTCCTGACCGTCGTCCTGTTGGCCCTGTGCCGGGTGATGTTCGCCGGCGCCTTCGTCTACGACGAGAAGCATGCGGCCGAGCTGATGGAGCTGCGCGAACGCGAGGCCATCAGCGACCCGCGGCTGCTCGCGCAGGGGCTGGGCGTCCTCACTCTGGTCGTGGCCGGGTTCGTGCTGCATCCCGTACTGCACCACGAGCCCAGCGTCGTCGCCCTGCTCGGCGCCGGACTGCTCATCGCGATCTCCAAGGTCGAGACCGGCGAGGTCCTCGGCGAAGTGGAGTGGCCCACGCTCGCCTTCTTCGCCGGGCTCTTCGTCATGGTCGGCGCCCTCATCGAGACCGGCGTCATCGGCAGCCTCGCGTCCTCCCTCGCGGCCGCGATCGGCGGCGACGAACTCGGCGGCTCCATGCTGCTGCTCGGCGGCTCGGCCGTACTCTCCGGGCTGATCGACAACATCCCGTACGTCGCCACCATGGCGCCCATCACCGATCAGCTGGTCACCGACATGGGCGGCGAGCCCGACCACGTCCTGTGGTGGGCCCTGGCCCTCGGCGCCGACCTCGGCGGCAACGCCACCGCCATCGGCGCCTCCGCCAACGTCGTCGTCCTCGGCATCGCCGAACGCAACCGCCGGCCCATCGGCTTCTGGCAGTTCACCAAGTACGGCCTCGTCGTCGCCGCCGTCACCATCGCCCTCGCGGCCCTGTACCTGTGGCTGCGGTACTTCGCCTCCGCCTTCGCGTGA
- a CDS encoding metalloregulator ArsR/SmtB family transcription factor, with protein MMTSVDTDLIRVLADPLRLQIVTLLAKETLCTTHLVEETGAKQTNLSNHMKVLREAGVVDTEPCGRYVYYRLRPEVIEVLAGQFADLAQTARATAEANLKRSCP; from the coding sequence ATGATGACGTCAGTCGACACTGATCTGATCCGGGTTCTGGCCGACCCGCTCAGGCTCCAGATCGTGACCCTCCTCGCCAAGGAGACGCTCTGCACCACCCACCTCGTGGAGGAGACGGGTGCCAAGCAGACCAACCTCTCCAACCACATGAAGGTGCTGCGCGAGGCCGGGGTCGTCGATACGGAGCCATGCGGGCGGTACGTCTACTACCGCCTGCGCCCGGAAGTCATCGAAGTCCTCGCCGGTCAGTTCGCCGACCTCGCCCAGACCGCGCGTGCCACCGCCGAAGCGAACCTCAAGCGGTCCTGCCCATAG
- a CDS encoding FAD-dependent oxidoreductase, with protein sequence MSYRSGTKHRVVVLGAGYAGSHVAGTLARRLAPADAEITVVNAEPDFVQRLRLHQLAAGGQVEAPLLTDVFAGTDVRLRLGRVTAVDPERRTVAVDGTDGHGEVGYDTLVYALGSHGADNGVPGAAAYAFDVAGRPAALRLRERLDGLDVRGEGGQVVVVGDGLTGIETATEIAELRPGLSVTLIARGELGTTLSAGARDHLRRACDRLGITVLEHTSVEAVEAARVRCADGTILPSDATVWAAGFAVAPIASAAGLDVTDDGRVVVDRTMRSLSHPSVYAVGDSAYTTGDNGLPLPMSCASAGYTGRQAAAAIVARLTGREVKHTGLEYVGNHISLGRRDGILQMVDHSANAKPKYLGGRNAARIKAGILFLSLWTTSHPTFGLPTRTHRLSNAAEPTDKTMIRPVGSGEAARG encoded by the coding sequence ATGTCCTACAGGAGTGGCACGAAGCACCGTGTCGTCGTCCTCGGCGCCGGCTATGCCGGGTCCCATGTGGCCGGAACCCTGGCGCGGCGCCTGGCTCCGGCGGATGCCGAGATCACCGTCGTGAACGCCGAGCCGGACTTCGTGCAGCGGCTGCGGTTGCACCAGCTCGCGGCCGGCGGGCAGGTCGAAGCGCCTCTGCTCACCGACGTCTTCGCGGGAACCGACGTCCGGCTGCGGTTGGGCCGGGTCACCGCCGTCGACCCCGAGCGTCGGACCGTCGCGGTGGATGGAACCGACGGTCACGGGGAGGTCGGTTACGACACGCTCGTCTACGCGCTCGGGAGCCACGGGGCCGACAACGGCGTGCCCGGTGCGGCCGCGTACGCCTTCGACGTCGCCGGCCGGCCGGCCGCTCTGCGGCTGCGTGAGCGCCTGGACGGGCTGGACGTGCGGGGCGAGGGCGGGCAGGTGGTGGTCGTCGGCGACGGGCTGACCGGGATCGAGACCGCCACCGAGATCGCCGAACTCCGTCCCGGCCTTTCGGTGACCCTGATCGCCCGCGGCGAGCTGGGCACCACGCTTTCCGCCGGAGCCCGTGATCACCTGCGTCGGGCGTGCGATCGGCTCGGCATCACCGTCCTTGAGCACACCAGCGTGGAAGCAGTCGAGGCGGCGCGCGTGCGGTGCGCGGACGGAACGATCCTGCCGTCCGACGCGACCGTGTGGGCGGCCGGGTTCGCCGTCGCCCCGATCGCCTCCGCCGCGGGTCTCGACGTCACCGACGACGGTCGGGTCGTCGTCGACCGCACCATGCGCTCGCTCTCGCACCCGAGCGTCTACGCCGTCGGCGACAGCGCATACACCACCGGCGACAACGGCCTTCCCCTGCCGATGTCCTGCGCGTCCGCCGGTTACACCGGCCGGCAGGCCGCGGCCGCGATCGTGGCCCGCCTGACCGGCCGCGAGGTCAAACACACGGGGCTGGAGTACGTCGGCAACCACATCAGCCTCGGGCGGCGCGACGGCATTCTGCAGATGGTCGACCACAGCGCGAACGCCAAGCCCAAGTACCTGGGCGGCCGGAACGCAGCACGGATCAAGGCCGGCATCCTCTTCCTGTCGCTGTGGACCACCTCCCACCCCACCTTCGGCCTGCCCACGCGCACGCACCGCCTGTCCAACGCGGCGGAGCCGACCGACAAGACGATGATCCGCCCGGTGGGAAGCGGAGAAGCCGCCCGTGGCTGA
- a CDS encoding RNA polymerase sigma-70 factor: MTDHTTDPATEAFVAHRNLLFTVAYEMLGSAADAEDVLQETWLRWVGADVEQVGDQRAYLVRITTRQALNRLRAMKRRREAYVGQWLPEPLITTPDVAEDVELAESMSMAMMLVLESLSPTERAVFVLREVFEVGYEEIAEAIGKSTDAVRQIAHRARRHVGARRPRRTASPSETRAALESFRRAIETGNPQDLLDVLAPDVVLLSDGGGIKKAALRPVIGAEKIVRFWFGGSAQVEATISWEPTVVNGGPALAVHVGGELDGVLAVRVEDARITGLYFVRNPEKLTHVTSETPLTLR; encoded by the coding sequence ATGACCGACCACACCACCGACCCGGCGACCGAGGCGTTCGTAGCCCACCGCAACCTGCTCTTCACCGTCGCCTACGAAATGCTCGGATCGGCGGCCGACGCCGAAGACGTCCTCCAGGAGACCTGGCTGCGCTGGGTGGGGGCCGATGTGGAACAGGTGGGCGACCAGCGGGCGTACCTCGTACGGATCACCACCCGGCAGGCACTCAACCGGCTGCGCGCCATGAAGCGCCGCCGCGAGGCGTACGTCGGCCAGTGGCTGCCCGAACCGCTGATCACGACGCCGGACGTGGCCGAGGACGTCGAGCTCGCCGAGAGCATGTCGATGGCGATGATGCTCGTCCTCGAAAGCCTTTCCCCGACCGAGCGGGCGGTATTCGTACTGCGCGAGGTCTTCGAGGTCGGCTACGAGGAGATCGCCGAGGCCATCGGCAAGAGCACCGACGCCGTCCGGCAGATAGCGCACCGCGCCCGCCGGCACGTCGGCGCCCGCCGCCCGCGCAGAACGGCCTCCCCGAGCGAGACCCGGGCGGCCCTGGAGTCCTTCCGGCGCGCCATCGAGACCGGGAACCCGCAGGACCTGCTGGACGTACTCGCCCCCGACGTCGTACTGCTCAGCGACGGCGGCGGCATCAAGAAGGCGGCGCTGCGTCCGGTCATCGGCGCCGAGAAGATCGTCCGCTTCTGGTTCGGCGGCTCCGCCCAGGTCGAGGCCACCATCAGCTGGGAACCCACGGTGGTCAACGGCGGCCCCGCACTCGCCGTACACGTGGGCGGCGAGCTCGACGGCGTCCTGGCCGTCCGCGTCGAGGACGCCCGCATCACCGGCCTCTACTTCGTCCGCAACCCCGAGAAGCTGACCCACGTCACCTCCGAGACCCCACTGACCCTGCGCTGA
- a CDS encoding cold-shock protein — protein MATGTVKWFNAAKGFGFIEQDGGGADVFAHFSNISAGGFRELLEGQKVTFDIAQGQKGPTAENIVPA, from the coding sequence ATGGCTACTGGCACCGTGAAGTGGTTCAACGCGGCAAAGGGCTTCGGCTTCATCGAGCAGGACGGTGGCGGCGCCGACGTGTTCGCCCACTTCTCGAACATCTCGGCCGGCGGCTTCCGTGAGCTGCTCGAAGGCCAGAAGGTGACCTTCGACATCGCGCAGGGCCAGAAGGGCCCGACGGCCGAGAACATCGTTCCCGCCTGA
- a CDS encoding ArsO family NAD(P)H-dependent flavin-containing monooxygenase, which produces MTQRTDVAVIGGGQSGLAAGYHLRRLGLEFVILDAQTAPGGAWQHTWDSLHLFSPAAYSSLPGRLMPLQEGEVYPDAGHVVSYLADYEKRYELPVQRGVWVDAVHRDGPFLRVETDNGAWQARAVISATGTWTRPFLPAVPGRREFAGRRLHTVQYRSPAEFAGQRVIVVGGGNSGAQIAADLAGAAELTWVTQRPPRYLADDIDGRALFDHATARRRALDEGRTDTGGVASLGDIVAVPPVRAARDAGLLTAAPMFSRLTEDGVAWADGKTAHADAIIWCTGFRPALAHFASLRLRGARGHIATEGTRAVDEPRLHLLGYGDWTGPASATLIGVGRPARDAAREIAVLLADAAA; this is translated from the coding sequence ATGACGCAGCGCACGGATGTGGCGGTGATCGGCGGCGGCCAGTCAGGACTCGCCGCCGGCTACCACCTGCGCCGCCTGGGCCTCGAGTTCGTCATCCTCGATGCCCAGACGGCGCCCGGTGGGGCCTGGCAGCACACCTGGGACTCCCTCCACCTGTTCTCCCCAGCGGCCTACTCGTCTCTGCCCGGCCGCCTCATGCCCCTGCAGGAGGGCGAGGTCTACCCGGACGCGGGGCACGTCGTCTCGTACCTGGCCGACTACGAGAAGCGGTACGAGCTGCCCGTACAGCGGGGAGTGTGGGTGGACGCCGTCCACCGCGACGGCCCGTTCCTGCGCGTCGAGACCGACAACGGAGCCTGGCAGGCCCGCGCCGTCATCAGTGCCACCGGCACGTGGACGCGGCCGTTCCTGCCTGCAGTCCCTGGCCGCCGAGAATTCGCCGGCCGCCGGCTCCACACCGTCCAGTACCGCAGCCCGGCCGAGTTCGCCGGGCAGCGCGTCATCGTCGTCGGAGGCGGCAACTCGGGCGCCCAGATCGCCGCCGACCTCGCCGGCGCCGCTGAGCTGACGTGGGTGACCCAGCGCCCGCCGCGCTATCTGGCCGACGACATCGACGGCCGCGCCCTCTTCGACCACGCGACCGCCCGCCGCCGCGCCCTCGACGAAGGCCGCACCGACACCGGCGGAGTGGCCTCGCTCGGCGACATCGTCGCCGTCCCGCCCGTACGAGCGGCCAGGGATGCTGGACTGCTCACCGCTGCCCCGATGTTCAGCCGCCTCACGGAGGATGGCGTCGCTTGGGCCGACGGCAAGACCGCCCACGCCGACGCGATCATCTGGTGCACCGGCTTCCGCCCCGCCCTCGCGCACTTCGCGTCCCTGCGCCTGCGCGGCGCCCGCGGTCACATCGCCACCGAAGGCACCCGCGCCGTGGACGAGCCTCGCCTGCACCTGCTCGGCTACGGCGACTGGACCGGCCCCGCCTCGGCCACCCTCATCGGCGTCGGCCGCCCGGCTCGCGACGCGGCCCGCGAGATCGCGGTCCTCCTGGCGGATGCTGCGGCATGA
- a CDS encoding aquaporin, which produces MTATEPVASDAMAVADTSPQPAPGATPPRTPLIARAAAELVGTAALVAIVVGSGIQATELTQDVALQLLANSTATVFGLGVLIALLGPVSGAHFNPAVTLAEWWTARRGGAGVTARELAVYVPSQIAGAIAGAILADAMFGEPLVKWSTHDRSAGNLLLGEVVATAGLILLIFGLARTDRLRFAPVAVASYIGAAYWFTSSTSFANPAVTIGRAFTDTFAGIAPASVPAFIGMQLVGVVVGLALVAVIFMRGKPSA; this is translated from the coding sequence TTGACCGCCACCGAGCCCGTCGCGAGCGACGCCATGGCTGTCGCCGACACGTCGCCGCAGCCCGCGCCCGGCGCGACCCCGCCCCGCACTCCGCTGATCGCCCGAGCCGCCGCCGAGCTCGTCGGTACGGCCGCCCTGGTGGCGATCGTGGTGGGCTCCGGCATCCAGGCCACCGAGCTGACCCAGGACGTGGCCCTTCAGCTGCTGGCCAACTCCACGGCGACCGTCTTCGGCCTCGGCGTCCTCATCGCGCTCCTCGGCCCGGTCTCCGGCGCCCACTTCAACCCGGCCGTCACGCTGGCCGAGTGGTGGACCGCCCGACGCGGCGGCGCCGGAGTCACCGCCCGCGAGCTGGCCGTGTACGTGCCCTCCCAGATCGCCGGCGCCATCGCGGGCGCGATCCTGGCGGACGCGATGTTCGGCGAGCCCCTGGTGAAGTGGTCCACGCACGATCGCTCGGCGGGAAACCTGCTCCTCGGCGAGGTCGTCGCCACCGCCGGTCTGATCCTGCTGATCTTCGGCCTGGCCCGCACCGACCGGCTCCGCTTCGCGCCGGTCGCGGTCGCCTCCTACATCGGTGCGGCGTACTGGTTCACCTCGTCCACCTCCTTCGCCAACCCGGCGGTGACGATCGGCCGTGCCTTCACCGACACCTTCGCCGGCATCGCCCCCGCGTCCGTCCCGGCGTTCATCGGCATGCAGCTCGTAGGCGTCGTGGTGGGTCTGGCGCTGGTGGCGGTCATCTTCATGCGGGGCAAGCCGTCCGCATGA
- a CDS encoding GNAT family N-acetyltransferase, protein MRIAPLLPAHAEQVLEIYQAGIDEGNATFETAAPTWEAFDAAKLPGHRFAALGEDGKVLGWVAASAVSDRCAYAGVVEHSVYVHPGARGQGVAGALLNALIASTEAAGIWTIQSGIFPENTASLALHERAGFRIIGTRERIGRHHGTWRDVVLLERRSPTIT, encoded by the coding sequence ATGCGCATCGCACCGCTGCTGCCCGCCCACGCCGAGCAGGTCCTGGAGATCTACCAGGCCGGAATCGACGAGGGCAACGCCACCTTCGAGACCGCCGCACCCACGTGGGAGGCCTTCGACGCGGCCAAGCTCCCCGGCCACCGCTTCGCCGCCCTCGGCGAGGACGGCAAGGTCCTGGGCTGGGTCGCCGCGAGCGCCGTCTCCGACCGCTGCGCGTACGCGGGAGTGGTCGAGCACTCGGTGTACGTCCACCCCGGGGCCCGGGGCCAGGGCGTCGCCGGAGCCCTCCTGAACGCGCTGATCGCCTCCACCGAAGCAGCGGGCATCTGGACGATCCAGTCCGGCATCTTCCCCGAGAACACCGCCAGCCTCGCCCTCCACGAGCGAGCCGGGTTCCGGATCATCGGCACCCGCGAACGCATCGGCCGCCACCACGGCACATGGCGCGACGTCGTCCTCCTGGAGCGGCGCAGCCCGACGATCACCTGA